The following are encoded together in the Mesoterricola sediminis genome:
- a CDS encoding ABC transporter substrate-binding protein, whose product MPLRFPLSRLLRLVGLLAMACLALGAVQAEPEQVTLQLKWHHQFQFAGYYAAEDQGYYKEAGLQVNIREAEPGLDVTQEVTSGRAQYGVGTSALLLARYHGAPVVVLAAIFQHSPAVFLAKGGMGIATVHDLAGRRVMLEDGADELRAYLRKEGMSERSLVLVKHTFDPADLLKGQVACMSAYDTDEPYFLDQAGQDYLTFSPRMGGIDFYGDNLFTSEAELKAHPARVKAFREASLRGWKYAMAHPEEVADLIIRRYGPRRGKDYIRFEARRMVPLIQPNLVDIGYMYEGRWQHVADVYEDLGLLPDGYDFSAFVYDPEAAASRARQKRFILGFGAMAALGLALGGLALVFYRLNVRLRLEIASRLRAEEDMRQEHAKQRELQDQLQQSQKMQSLGSLAGGVAHDMNNVLGAILGMASSQLEQHPEGSPARRAFTTIIKAAERGGGMVRGLLDFARKSPAQARDFSLNVVMREEVLLLERTTLARVRLDLDLDPDLRTLRGDPGALSHAIMNLCVNAVDAMPEGGVLTLRTRNLEDGRVEAQVEDTGTGMPPEVLARALDPFFTTKAEGRGTGLGLSMVYSTVTAHQGELHLDSAPGRGTRVSLRFPALGTAPRREAGAEPWTAPPPVRPLRVLVADDDPLVRESIQSVLEVLGHRAEAFPTGEELLDRLADLPDVDLVILDLNMPGLGGPGTLPRLRALRPDLPVFLVTGRADGEAQALVDGYPGVILLGKPFSLKELDDRLIRTFA is encoded by the coding sequence GTGCCCCTGCGTTTCCCCCTTTCCCGCCTGCTGAGGCTCGTCGGCCTCCTGGCCATGGCCTGCCTGGCCCTGGGCGCGGTCCAGGCGGAGCCCGAGCAGGTGACCCTTCAGCTCAAGTGGCATCACCAGTTCCAGTTCGCGGGCTACTACGCCGCGGAGGACCAGGGCTACTACAAGGAGGCGGGCCTCCAAGTGAATATCCGGGAGGCCGAGCCTGGGCTGGATGTCACCCAGGAGGTGACCTCGGGCCGGGCCCAGTACGGCGTCGGGACCAGCGCCCTCCTCCTCGCCCGCTACCACGGCGCGCCGGTGGTGGTGCTGGCGGCGATCTTCCAGCATTCGCCCGCGGTCTTCCTGGCCAAGGGGGGCATGGGCATCGCGACCGTGCACGACCTCGCCGGCCGGCGCGTGATGCTGGAGGACGGGGCCGACGAACTGCGGGCCTACCTCCGGAAGGAGGGGATGTCCGAACGGTCCCTCGTCCTGGTCAAGCACACCTTCGATCCCGCGGACCTCCTCAAGGGCCAGGTGGCCTGCATGAGCGCGTACGACACGGATGAGCCCTACTTCCTGGACCAGGCGGGCCAGGACTACCTCACCTTCAGCCCCCGCATGGGGGGCATCGACTTCTACGGGGACAACCTGTTCACCAGCGAGGCGGAGCTCAAGGCCCATCCCGCCCGGGTCAAGGCCTTCCGCGAGGCGAGCCTGCGCGGGTGGAAGTACGCCATGGCCCATCCCGAGGAGGTGGCGGACCTGATCATCCGCCGCTACGGGCCGCGCCGGGGCAAGGACTACATCCGCTTCGAGGCCCGGCGCATGGTTCCGCTCATCCAGCCGAACCTCGTGGACATCGGCTACATGTACGAGGGCCGGTGGCAGCATGTGGCGGACGTGTACGAGGACCTGGGCCTCCTCCCGGACGGCTACGACTTCTCGGCCTTCGTGTACGACCCGGAGGCCGCCGCCTCCCGGGCCCGCCAGAAGCGCTTCATCCTGGGCTTCGGGGCCATGGCCGCCCTGGGCCTCGCGCTGGGGGGCCTCGCCCTCGTCTTCTACCGCCTCAATGTCCGGCTCCGCCTCGAGATCGCCTCCCGCCTCCGCGCCGAGGAGGACATGCGCCAGGAACACGCCAAGCAGCGCGAACTCCAGGACCAGCTCCAGCAGTCCCAGAAGATGCAGAGCCTCGGCAGCCTGGCGGGAGGGGTCGCCCACGACATGAACAACGTGCTGGGCGCCATCCTGGGCATGGCCAGCTCCCAGCTGGAGCAGCACCCGGAGGGCTCCCCGGCCCGCCGGGCCTTCACGACCATCATCAAGGCGGCGGAGCGGGGCGGGGGCATGGTCCGGGGCCTGCTGGACTTCGCCCGCAAGAGCCCGGCCCAGGCCCGGGACTTCAGCCTGAACGTGGTGATGCGGGAGGAGGTGCTCCTGCTGGAGCGCACCACCCTCGCCCGGGTGCGCCTGGACCTGGACCTGGATCCCGACCTGCGCACCCTGCGAGGCGATCCGGGCGCCCTCAGCCACGCCATCATGAACCTGTGCGTCAACGCCGTGGACGCCATGCCCGAGGGGGGCGTCCTGACCCTCCGCACGCGGAACCTGGAGGATGGCCGCGTCGAGGCCCAGGTCGAGGACACGGGCACCGGCATGCCGCCCGAGGTGCTGGCCCGGGCCCTGGATCCCTTCTTCACCACCAAGGCCGAAGGGCGGGGGACGGGGCTGGGCCTGTCCATGGTGTACAGCACCGTCACGGCCCACCAGGGGGAACTCCACCTCGACAGCGCGCCGGGGCGCGGCACCCGGGTGAGCCTGCGCTTCCCGGCCCTGGGGACGGCCCCCCGGCGCGAGGCCGGGGCCGAACCCTGGACGGCCCCGCCCCCGGTCCGCCCCCTCCGCGTCCTGGTGGCCGACGACGATCCCCTGGTCCGGGAATCCATCCAATCCGTGCTCGAGGTCCTCGGGCACCGGGCCGAGGCCTTTCCCACCGGGGAGGAACTGCTGGACCGCCTCGCCGACCTCCCGGACGTGGACCTGGTGATCCTGGACCTGAACATGCCCGGCCTGGGCGGGCCGGGGACCCTGCCGCGCCTGCGCGCCCTGCGGCCGGACCTGCCCGTGTTCCTGGTCACCGGCCGGGCGGATGGCGAGGCCCAGGCCCTGGTGGACGGGTACCCGGGCGTGATCCTGCTGGGCAAGCCCTTTTCCCTGAAGGAACTGGACGACCGGCTCATCCGCACCTTCGCGTAG
- the hypB gene encoding hydrogenase nickel incorporation protein HypB, whose product MCTTCGCGGGGATIGGKPHSHEHAHAPVRPGARRRVVSLEQDLLAKNNALAAENRAAFRARGQFVLNLVSSPGSGKTTLLVETIRRLGGQVAVAVIEGDQQTRHDADRIQAAGAPAVQINTGKGCHLDAHMVGHAAEDLAAPDGAVIFVENVGNLVCPAGFDLGEAHKVVILSVTEGEDKPFKYPDMFAAADLLLVNKVDLLPHLTFDVERCVANALQVNPRLEVIRLSATSGENLDAWIRWILDHRARA is encoded by the coding sequence ATGTGCACCACGTGTGGATGCGGCGGCGGCGGCGCCACGATCGGCGGCAAGCCCCACAGCCATGAGCACGCCCATGCGCCGGTTCGCCCTGGCGCGCGGCGGCGGGTGGTGTCCCTCGAACAGGACCTCCTGGCCAAGAACAACGCCCTGGCCGCGGAGAACCGCGCCGCGTTCCGGGCCCGGGGCCAGTTCGTGCTCAACCTGGTCAGCAGCCCCGGCTCCGGCAAGACCACCCTCCTGGTGGAGACCATCCGGCGCCTGGGGGGGCAGGTGGCCGTGGCCGTCATCGAGGGGGACCAGCAGACCCGCCATGACGCCGACCGGATCCAGGCCGCCGGCGCCCCCGCGGTCCAGATCAACACGGGCAAGGGATGCCACCTGGACGCCCACATGGTCGGCCATGCCGCCGAGGACCTGGCCGCGCCCGACGGGGCGGTGATCTTCGTGGAGAACGTGGGGAACCTCGTGTGCCCGGCCGGCTTCGACCTGGGGGAGGCCCACAAGGTGGTGATCCTCTCGGTGACCGAGGGCGAGGACAAGCCCTTCAAATACCCCGACATGTTCGCGGCCGCCGACCTGCTGCTCGTCAACAAGGTGGACCTGCTGCCCCACCTGACCTTCGACGTGGAGCGCTGCGTGGCCAACGCCCTCCAGGTGAACCCCCGCCTGGAGGTCATTCGCCTGTCGGCCACCTCCGGGGAGAACCTGGACGCCTGGATCCGCTGGATCCTCGACCACCGCGCCCGGGCCTGA
- the hypF gene encoding carbamoyltransferase HypF: MGRLRIRVDGVVQGVGFRPFVYRLARARGLGGWVLNRPEGVLLEVEGPDADLDGFRTALTVEAPAPARIRALTWEPLPETGERTFAIRESEAGGLARPSVPPDLATCPDCLRELADPADRRYQYPFINCTYCGPRFTLIAALPYDRPLTSMKDFPLCPACAREYEDPLDRRFHAQPVACPVCGPRVVLLDPAGAPLGGLAEAARLLAAGGILALKGLGGFQLLVDAASAAAVAALRRRKHREEKPFAVLYPSLEAAAADTRIGPAEAALLASPQAPIVLVEKREAPGVAEGVAPGNPRLGVFLATTPLHRLLLDRVGRPLVCTSGNLSDEPMAIAEAEALDRLGGIADAFLVHDRPILRPVDDSVVRLDPHGPTLLRRARGYAPQAHPVPGGDPPVLALGAHQKNTLCLLDRGQALVSQHLGDLHTAEGAALLARTAEDLLAFFRVEPARVACDLHPDYASSRLAERLSAQWGVPLVRVQHHHAHVAAVAAEAGLAGPLGGLAWDGAGLGPDGTIWGGEALRLAGTGFTRAAWLRPFPLPGGDRAAREPARAALGLLWAVRGDLEAGQGWVAPEAAEVIRGALASRLNTPLTSSVGRLFDAVAAMTGIRAHRGYEGQAAMALEYAALRSSDTGTYPWAFRDRDGLEADPGPLVEALLADRARGLAPEACARRFHQALADLALAMAERTGCRQVVLSGGCFQNALLTALVRARLAAAGLEPVSPTAFPPHDGGLSLGQAYLAGQG, from the coding sequence ATGGGCCGCCTGCGCATCCGGGTGGATGGCGTGGTGCAGGGGGTGGGGTTCCGGCCCTTCGTGTACCGCCTCGCCCGTGCCCGGGGCCTGGGCGGCTGGGTCCTGAACCGGCCCGAGGGCGTCCTCCTGGAGGTGGAGGGACCCGACGCGGACCTGGACGGGTTCCGGACGGCCCTGACGGTGGAGGCGCCGGCGCCGGCCCGCATCCGCGCGCTCACCTGGGAGCCCCTGCCGGAGACGGGGGAGCGGACCTTCGCCATCCGGGAGAGCGAGGCGGGGGGGCTTGCCCGGCCCTCCGTGCCACCGGACCTCGCCACCTGCCCCGACTGCCTGCGGGAGCTGGCGGACCCCGCGGACCGCCGGTACCAGTATCCGTTCATCAACTGCACGTACTGCGGGCCCCGGTTCACCCTCATCGCGGCGCTGCCCTACGACCGGCCCCTCACCTCCATGAAGGACTTCCCCCTCTGCCCGGCCTGCGCCCGGGAGTACGAGGATCCCCTGGACCGGCGTTTCCACGCCCAGCCCGTAGCCTGCCCCGTCTGTGGTCCGCGGGTGGTCCTGCTGGATCCGGCCGGGGCGCCCCTGGGCGGGCTGGCGGAGGCCGCCCGCCTCCTGGCGGCCGGCGGCATCCTGGCCCTCAAGGGCCTCGGGGGCTTCCAGCTCCTGGTGGACGCCGCCTCGGCGGCGGCGGTGGCCGCCCTGCGCCGGCGCAAGCACCGGGAGGAGAAGCCCTTCGCCGTCCTGTACCCCTCCCTGGAGGCGGCCGCGGCCGACACGCGGATCGGTCCGGCCGAGGCGGCCCTCCTGGCCTCGCCCCAGGCCCCCATCGTCCTGGTGGAGAAGCGGGAGGCGCCGGGGGTCGCCGAAGGGGTGGCCCCGGGGAACCCCCGCCTTGGCGTCTTCCTGGCCACCACGCCCCTCCATCGCCTGCTGCTGGACCGGGTGGGCCGGCCCCTGGTGTGCACATCGGGCAACCTATCGGACGAGCCCATGGCCATCGCCGAAGCCGAGGCCCTGGACCGCCTGGGCGGCATCGCGGACGCCTTCCTGGTGCACGACCGGCCCATCCTCCGCCCCGTGGATGACAGCGTCGTGCGGCTGGATCCCCACGGGCCCACCCTCCTGCGCCGGGCCCGGGGCTACGCCCCCCAGGCCCACCCCGTGCCCGGGGGGGACCCCCCCGTCCTGGCCCTGGGGGCCCACCAGAAGAACACCCTCTGCCTCCTGGACCGGGGCCAGGCCCTCGTCAGCCAGCACCTGGGCGACCTGCATACCGCCGAGGGCGCGGCCCTGCTAGCGCGGACGGCCGAGGACCTCCTGGCCTTCTTCCGGGTGGAACCGGCCCGGGTGGCCTGCGACCTGCATCCCGATTACGCCTCCTCACGCCTGGCCGAGCGTCTTTCTGCCCAATGGGGGGTGCCCCTGGTCCGGGTCCAGCACCACCACGCCCACGTGGCGGCCGTGGCGGCCGAGGCCGGTCTGGCCGGACCCCTCGGGGGCCTGGCCTGGGACGGCGCCGGCCTGGGGCCGGACGGCACGATCTGGGGCGGGGAGGCCCTGCGCCTGGCCGGGACCGGCTTCACCCGGGCCGCCTGGCTCCGCCCCTTCCCCCTGCCCGGGGGGGACCGGGCCGCGCGGGAACCCGCCCGGGCCGCCCTGGGCCTCCTGTGGGCGGTGCGGGGGGATCTGGAGGCCGGGCAGGGGTGGGTGGCCCCCGAGGCGGCCGAGGTGATCCGGGGGGCCCTGGCCAGCCGGCTGAACACCCCCCTCACGTCCAGCGTGGGGCGGCTCTTCGATGCGGTGGCCGCCATGACGGGCATCCGGGCGCACCGGGGCTACGAAGGCCAGGCGGCCATGGCCCTGGAGTACGCCGCCCTGCGTTCCAGCGACACCGGCACCTACCCGTGGGCCTTCCGGGACCGGGACGGCCTGGAGGCCGATCCGGGGCCCCTGGTGGAGGCCCTCCTGGCCGACCGGGCCCGGGGCCTGGCCCCGGAGGCCTGCGCCCGCCGGTTCCACCAGGCCCTCGCGGACCTGGCCCTGGCCATGGCGGAACGGACGGGGTGCCGGCAGGTCGTGCTCTCCGGCGGCTGCTTCCAGAACGCCCTCCTCACGGCCCTGGTGCGGGCCCGCCTGGCGGCCGCCGGCCTGGAACCGGTCAGCCCCACGGCCTTCCCGCCCCATGATGGCGGCCTTTCCCTGGGCCAGGCCTACCTGGCGGGCCAGGGCTGA
- a CDS encoding flagellin, translating into MSSILNNLSAIGASRQLAITGNNLQQVIERLTTGKRINKASDDAAGLAIANKLGADIKIAGQAQRNTNDGVSYLQVADGALDSVTSLLTRASQLAQQAQTGTISASNRANLDAEFQNIVSTLINIGTNTNFNGQPIFNSTGAATPVTVQSGDYGTITVTIAAVTSNSTTALGISTGNNLLTPTAASTVATALADALASVSTMRASIGAGEQELNATSDILGVQVQNFTAAASQIQDANIADEVVNLTKFQILNQSGTSALSKSNQNAQQVLALLQ; encoded by the coding sequence ATGAGCTCAATCCTCAACAACCTCTCCGCCATCGGGGCCAGCAGGCAGCTCGCGATCACGGGGAACAACCTGCAGCAGGTCATCGAGCGCCTGACCACCGGCAAGCGCATCAACAAGGCGTCCGATGACGCCGCCGGCCTGGCCATCGCCAACAAGCTGGGCGCCGACATCAAGATCGCCGGCCAGGCCCAGCGCAACACCAACGACGGCGTCTCCTACCTGCAGGTGGCCGACGGCGCCCTGGATTCGGTGACCTCCCTCCTGACCCGCGCGAGCCAGCTGGCCCAGCAGGCCCAGACCGGCACGATCAGCGCTTCCAACCGGGCCAACCTGGACGCCGAGTTCCAGAACATCGTCAGCACCCTGATCAACATCGGGACCAACACCAACTTCAACGGCCAGCCCATCTTCAACAGCACGGGCGCCGCCACCCCGGTGACGGTCCAGTCCGGCGACTACGGCACCATCACGGTGACCATCGCCGCCGTGACCAGCAACTCCACCACCGCCCTGGGCATTTCCACGGGCAACAACCTCCTCACCCCCACCGCCGCCTCCACCGTGGCGACGGCCCTCGCCGACGCCCTGGCCTCCGTGTCCACCATGCGGGCCTCCATCGGCGCCGGCGAGCAGGAGCTCAACGCCACCTCCGACATCCTGGGGGTCCAGGTGCAGAACTTCACCGCCGCGGCCAGCCAGATCCAGGACGCCAACATCGCGGATGAAGTGGTGAACCTGACCAAGTTCCAGATCCTCAACCAGTCCGGGACGAGCGCCCTGAGCAAGTCCAACCAGAACGCCCAGCAGGTCCTCGCCCTGCTGCAGTAG
- a CDS encoding DMT family transporter: MTRNPALAAESKGLGLLVAASLLWSSSGIFIKVLSLSAFQISFHRSLVAAAAIVLFQTLRGRPWSLPRDPLSIGGSLVYAFVLVGFVSATKLTTAANAIFLQYAAPIYLLFLEPLVFRKPFQARDSLAVAACVGGMALFFAGHLERGGLLGNALALLSGLLLALFSLLLKWKRVKAPDHDPIGMVILGNLFTAAVCLPFVAPRFAVGGREALVLLYLGAFQLGLAYMLFNAGMRYLSATAALITCMLEAVFNPVWVFLGIGERPAPQALAGGTIILAVILWYNLRKAPVPGPVD; the protein is encoded by the coding sequence ATGACGCGCAACCCCGCCCTCGCGGCCGAATCCAAGGGCCTGGGCCTGCTGGTGGCGGCCTCCCTCCTGTGGAGCTCCAGCGGGATCTTCATCAAGGTCCTCTCCCTCTCGGCCTTCCAGATCTCCTTCCACCGCTCCTTGGTGGCGGCGGCCGCGATCGTCCTGTTCCAGACACTGCGGGGCCGCCCCTGGTCCCTGCCCCGGGACCCGCTCTCCATCGGGGGCTCCCTGGTCTACGCCTTCGTCCTGGTCGGCTTCGTGTCGGCCACGAAGCTCACCACGGCTGCGAACGCGATCTTCCTGCAGTACGCCGCCCCCATCTACCTGTTGTTCCTGGAGCCCCTCGTCTTCCGGAAGCCCTTCCAGGCCCGGGATTCCCTGGCGGTCGCGGCCTGCGTGGGGGGCATGGCCCTCTTCTTCGCCGGCCACCTGGAGCGGGGGGGGCTGCTGGGCAACGCCCTCGCGCTGCTCTCGGGCCTCCTGCTGGCCCTGTTCTCCCTGCTGCTGAAGTGGAAGCGGGTGAAGGCGCCGGACCACGACCCCATCGGCATGGTCATCCTGGGCAATCTCTTCACCGCCGCGGTGTGCCTTCCCTTCGTGGCGCCCCGGTTCGCCGTCGGCGGACGGGAGGCCCTCGTCCTCCTCTACCTCGGCGCGTTCCAGCTGGGCCTGGCCTACATGCTCTTCAACGCCGGCATGCGCTACCTCTCGGCCACGGCGGCCCTGATCACCTGCATGCTGGAGGCGGTGTTCAACCCCGTCTGGGTCTTCCTCGGGATCGGGGAGCGCCCCGCGCCCCAGGCCCTGGCCGGCGGGACCATCATCCTCGCGGTCATCCTCTGGTACAACCTGCGCAAGGCGCCGGTGCCGGGCCCCGTGGACTGA
- a CDS encoding MFS transporter, with protein sequence MSEPGAVRTNLLDPLKSRLFLMVWIANMASNVGTQIQSVGEKWQMAHLTSSPLLIALIETGTTLPVLILGLAAGAVADILDRRRLLLVTQLFMLACAAALSGLTFLGLVTPGMLLTVSFLIGVGSALSMPAFQAVVPELLPREHLAGGVALNSAGFNVSRAAGPALGGLVVGLMGPGWAFAFNAASFLAVVAVLGSWDRRRPTSDLPGERFLGALKVGFRYARHDRPFQIILLRALGYSWFAGVIFSLLPTLAIHGLGLGSGAFGALMGCIGLGAVAAVFLLAPLRRRFHTNTILAGFSVLAAAAQGVMARVPHTPTVAVCLFLAGMSWLGILSTVNTAIQLSVPPWVKARAFGAYHTVWGGAMALGAAFWGELAVQVGIRTALGLSAAGMLAALALLHRLRITAFDQDVDLGPHHDAPHAPTSIPLEAGPILVQTEYRVLPGHREAFLKAMEPVRRLRLRDGAMRWALFEEPDRREDGILVLQETWLSSTMGEHLRQHHRATAQDRAVLAEAYRHAEGGRPSTRHMVVVEDQDSSLLQRVWQGWVGE encoded by the coding sequence GTGAGCGAACCCGGAGCCGTCCGAACCAACCTGCTGGATCCCTTGAAATCCCGGCTCTTCCTGATGGTCTGGATCGCCAACATGGCCTCCAACGTCGGGACGCAGATCCAGAGCGTCGGGGAGAAGTGGCAGATGGCCCACCTCACCTCCTCGCCCCTGCTCATCGCCCTGATCGAGACCGGCACGACGCTGCCGGTGCTCATCCTGGGCCTGGCCGCGGGGGCCGTGGCGGACATCCTGGACCGGCGGCGCCTCCTGCTCGTCACCCAGCTCTTCATGCTGGCCTGCGCCGCGGCCCTGTCGGGGCTCACCTTCCTGGGGCTGGTGACGCCGGGGATGCTGCTGACGGTCTCCTTCCTCATCGGCGTGGGCTCGGCCCTGAGCATGCCGGCCTTCCAGGCCGTGGTGCCCGAGCTGCTCCCCCGGGAGCACCTGGCCGGCGGCGTCGCCCTCAACAGCGCGGGCTTCAACGTGAGCCGCGCCGCGGGCCCCGCCCTGGGCGGCCTCGTGGTGGGCCTGATGGGCCCGGGCTGGGCCTTCGCCTTCAACGCCGCCTCCTTCCTGGCGGTGGTGGCGGTCCTGGGTTCCTGGGACCGGCGGCGGCCCACGTCGGACCTGCCCGGGGAGCGGTTCCTGGGCGCCCTCAAGGTGGGTTTCCGCTACGCGCGCCACGACCGGCCCTTCCAGATCATCCTCCTCCGCGCCCTGGGCTATTCCTGGTTCGCGGGGGTGATCTTCAGCCTCCTCCCGACCCTGGCCATCCACGGCCTGGGCCTGGGCTCGGGCGCCTTCGGCGCCCTGATGGGCTGCATCGGGCTGGGGGCGGTGGCGGCGGTCTTCCTCCTGGCGCCCCTGCGCCGGCGCTTCCACACCAACACCATCCTCGCGGGCTTCTCGGTGCTCGCCGCGGCCGCCCAGGGGGTGATGGCGCGGGTGCCCCACACGCCGACCGTGGCGGTGTGCCTCTTCCTGGCGGGCATGAGCTGGCTGGGGATCCTCTCCACCGTCAACACGGCGATCCAGCTCTCCGTGCCGCCCTGGGTGAAGGCCCGGGCCTTCGGGGCCTACCACACGGTCTGGGGCGGGGCCATGGCCCTGGGGGCCGCCTTCTGGGGCGAGCTGGCCGTCCAGGTGGGGATCCGGACCGCCCTGGGCCTCTCCGCCGCGGGCATGTTGGCCGCCCTGGCCCTCCTGCACCGGCTCCGCATCACGGCCTTCGACCAGGACGTGGACCTGGGCCCCCACCACGACGCCCCCCACGCCCCCACCTCCATCCCCCTGGAGGCCGGCCCCATCCTGGTGCAGACGGAGTACCGGGTCCTGCCCGGCCACCGGGAGGCCTTCCTCAAGGCCATGGAACCCGTCCGCCGCCTGCGCCTGCGGGACGGGGCCATGCGCTGGGCGCTCTTCGAGGAGCCCGATCGCCGGGAGGACGGCATCCTCGTCCTCCAGGAGACCTGGCTCAGCTCCACGATGGGCGAGCACCTCCGCCAGCATCACCGCGCCACGGCCCAGGACCGGGCCGTCCTGGCCGAGGCCTACCGCCACGCCGAGGGTGGGCGCCCCTCCACGCGCCACATGGTGGTGGTGGAGGACCAGGATTCCAGCCTGCTCCAGCGGGTCTGGCAGGGCTGGGTGGGCGAATGA
- a CDS encoding polyphenol oxidase family protein — MLTPSLAPPFPLAWGFSTRLDDPASLPVPDLRQVHGCAVVEAGGAVQDADGVWTRQPGRTIGVRVADCVPVLLAGLAGGRPWVAALHAGWRGAVGGILRQGVAAFRAQGGDPADLAWALGPAILACHFEVGDEVIAEARRDPAWREALAAPGPRGRAHLDLHGLLRAQALDLGLDPARDGSVARCTLCERDLLYSFRGGDATGRQWGWIRILGGGALPGPADGILGR; from the coding sequence ATGCTCACGCCCTCCCTCGCCCCGCCCTTCCCCCTCGCCTGGGGCTTTTCCACCCGCCTGGACGACCCGGCCAGCCTGCCCGTTCCGGACCTGCGCCAGGTCCATGGGTGCGCGGTGGTGGAGGCCGGCGGGGCGGTCCAGGACGCGGACGGCGTCTGGACGCGGCAGCCCGGCCGAACCATCGGCGTCCGGGTGGCGGATTGCGTGCCCGTGCTTCTGGCGGGCCTGGCCGGCGGCCGGCCCTGGGTGGCGGCTCTCCACGCGGGCTGGCGCGGCGCCGTCGGCGGCATCCTGCGCCAGGGGGTGGCCGCGTTCCGGGCCCAGGGCGGCGACCCCGCGGACCTGGCCTGGGCCCTGGGCCCCGCCATCCTCGCCTGCCACTTCGAGGTGGGGGACGAGGTGATCGCCGAGGCGCGGCGGGACCCCGCCTGGCGCGAGGCCCTGGCCGCCCCCGGCCCCCGGGGCCGCGCCCACCTGGACCTGCACGGCCTCCTGCGGGCCCAGGCCCTGGACCTGGGCCTGGATCCGGCCCGGGACGGGTCCGTGGCCCGCTGCACCCTCTGCGAGCGCGACCTGCTCTATTCCTTCCGGGGCGGGGACGCCACGGGGCGGCAGTGGGGGTGGATCCGCATCCTGGGCGGCGGGGCCCTGCCCGGTCCGGCGGATGGTATCCTGGGCCGGTGA
- a CDS encoding UbiA family prenyltransferase: MAFRAREACRRLLGEEVTAYLLHLRPLEWPIMTAHFLLGTLLAAGLRLPPGRTALGWFVFVALLNGGTLAINSAFDQDEGDVGYLRQPPKPPRRLLHVSAAMLALSLGLGFLLPPVFAWSNAACVAMAVLYSVPPARLKARAGWDLLINCVGFGALTPLAGWGLTGLPVTPPMRSLALGFACLFGALYPATQLYQIAEDRARGDRTLAIVLGEGPSLAFAAGLALVAHLWFGWGALQAGRSPLPLLLSLVAWLGVLIPWWARWRSLTAHQHEAGMYRCLAAWAITDVSVLILLWPA; this comes from the coding sequence ATGGCCTTCCGGGCGCGGGAGGCCTGCCGGCGGCTCCTCGGCGAGGAGGTCACCGCCTACCTGCTGCACCTGCGGCCCCTGGAATGGCCCATCATGACGGCCCACTTCCTGCTGGGCACGCTCCTCGCGGCCGGCCTGCGCCTGCCCCCCGGGCGCACCGCCCTGGGCTGGTTCGTCTTCGTGGCCCTCCTCAACGGCGGCACCCTGGCCATCAACAGCGCCTTCGACCAGGACGAGGGGGACGTGGGCTACCTGCGCCAGCCCCCGAAGCCGCCCCGCCGGCTCCTGCACGTCTCCGCGGCCATGCTGGCCCTCTCCCTGGGCCTGGGCTTCCTGCTGCCGCCGGTCTTCGCGTGGAGCAACGCGGCCTGCGTGGCGATGGCGGTGCTCTACTCGGTCCCCCCCGCCCGGCTCAAGGCCCGCGCCGGCTGGGATCTCCTCATCAACTGCGTCGGCTTCGGCGCCCTGACGCCCCTGGCGGGCTGGGGCCTCACCGGCCTGCCGGTCACCCCGCCCATGCGCAGCCTGGCCCTCGGCTTCGCCTGCCTTTTCGGGGCCCTCTACCCGGCCACCCAGCTCTACCAGATCGCCGAGGACCGGGCGCGGGGCGACCGCACCCTGGCCATCGTCCTGGGCGAGGGGCCGAGCCTGGCCTTCGCCGCGGGGCTGGCCCTGGTCGCCCACCTCTGGTTCGGGTGGGGGGCCCTCCAGGCCGGGCGGTCGCCCCTGCCCCTCCTCCTGAGTCTGGTTGCTTGGTTGGGCGTCCTCATCCCCTGGTGGGCCCGTTGGCGGTCCCTCACCGCCCACCAGCACGAGGCGGGCATGTACCGCTGCCTCGCGGCCTGGGCGATCACCGATGTGAGCGTGCTGATCCTCCTCTGGCCGGCCTGA